The following are from one region of the Deinococcus aerophilus genome:
- a CDS encoding prephenate dehydratase, with the protein MSESVTVAFQGHPGAYGEIAALNAVPGTSATRGYPTFHGVAQAVESGEADYGVLPVENSLMGAIHQAIDLLSDTELHVIGEVIVRVSHCLMALPGVVLENLKTVSSQQPALDQCTGLIRKHGLQPVAAHDTAGSARDLAARGAAGGARDEGVIASARAAELYGLDILAREIEDEPFNYTRFMVLSRHEPRVSDLPHKTSLVFAVRHTPGFLVETLNELRGLNLSRIESRPRRDRAWSYLMYVDIEGDARDPQVAQALAGVLRKASYAKIIGSYPRAMETVG; encoded by the coding sequence ATGAGTGAATCCGTGACCGTCGCCTTCCAGGGCCATCCCGGCGCATACGGGGAGATCGCCGCGCTGAATGCCGTGCCGGGCACCTCGGCCACACGCGGCTACCCCACCTTCCACGGGGTCGCACAGGCGGTCGAGAGCGGCGAGGCCGACTACGGCGTATTGCCGGTGGAAAACAGCCTGATGGGCGCGATTCATCAGGCCATTGACCTGCTCAGCGACACCGAACTGCATGTCATCGGGGAAGTCATCGTGCGCGTCAGTCACTGCCTGATGGCGCTGCCGGGCGTGGTGCTGGAGAACCTGAAAACGGTCTCCAGTCAGCAGCCGGCCCTGGACCAGTGCACCGGGCTGATCCGCAAGCACGGCCTGCAACCGGTGGCCGCCCACGACACGGCCGGCAGTGCGCGGGACTTGGCCGCCCGCGGCGCGGCAGGCGGCGCCCGCGACGAGGGCGTGATTGCCAGCGCCCGCGCCGCCGAGCTGTACGGCCTGGACATCCTGGCCCGCGAGATCGAGGACGAGCCGTTCAACTACACCCGTTTCATGGTGCTGTCGCGCCACGAACCCCGCGTCAGCGACCTTCCCCACAAGACCAGCCTGGTCTTCGCCGTGCGCCATACGCCGGGCTTTCTGGTCGAGACCCTCAATGAGCTGCGCGGCCTGAACCTGTCGCGCATCGAGAGCCGTCCCCGCCGGGACCGTGCGTGGAGCTACCTGATGTACGTGGACATTGAGGGCGACGCCCGCGACCCGCAGGTGGCCCAGGCACTGGCCGGTGTGCTGAGAAAGGCCAGCTACGCCAAGATCATCGGTTCATACCCCCGGGCGATGGAAACGGTGGGCTAG
- a CDS encoding helix-turn-helix domain-containing protein has product MNGMNEQVRHTVRARMKAQGITQIELGELVGMAQPNVQRLLSGRVGAVPDSWQKVLDALGLELVAVPKKDGAS; this is encoded by the coding sequence ATGAATGGAATGAATGAGCAGGTACGACACACCGTCCGGGCACGAATGAAGGCCCAAGGCATCACACAAATCGAGTTGGGAGAACTGGTCGGAATGGCCCAGCCAAATGTTCAACGTCTGCTGTCCGGTCGTGTAGGGGCGGTGCCAGACAGCTGGCAAAAGGTTCTGGATGCGCTGGGCCTGGAACTCGTGGCCGTACCCAAAAAGGACGGTGCCTCATGA
- a CDS encoding amidase family protein — translation MTLSVPDPILDLDATDLADALRRGDLTSGEVTRLYLARLEALNPRLRAVITVNPDAHVDADALDVLAPDGRGPLHGLPLLIKDNIDVAGLPTTAGSALMAGHVPDRDAPLVARLRAAGAVILGKANMTEWANFMTLGMPNGYSSQGGQTVNPWGEGLDTGGSSSGSGVAVAARLAVAAVGTETSGSVVSPAHQNGLVGLKPTLGLVPRTGIIPISHSQDTAGPIARSARDAALLLSVMAGPDEHDAASRLRPVPDLTLAPVALEGAQIGVIVDEEGLSEQHQVALGLARAALERAGATVHDVTFPSRAELKQLGWMLEVLEYEFRDDLNAYLSGVTVGPRDLQAVIAGNDAQAERCLKYGQTFLHAAQGTRTDTTADGYRRARERDLRLTRAEGFDLLFARGLDAVMFPSIRGCDLAAKAGYPSLTLPVHVPDASPAQRPGGVLLVSPAGTDASLLSLASHLGAELGGVRFPELDVAAALTP, via the coding sequence ATGACCCTGTCTGTTCCCGACCCCATCCTCGATCTGGACGCCACGGACCTAGCAGACGCCCTGCGGCGCGGCGACCTGACCAGCGGCGAGGTGACCCGCCTCTACCTGGCCCGCCTGGAAGCCCTGAACCCGCGTCTGCGGGCCGTCATCACCGTGAATCCGGATGCCCACGTCGACGCGGACGCACTGGACGTGCTGGCCCCGGACGGGCGCGGCCCGCTGCACGGCCTTCCACTGCTGATCAAGGACAACATTGATGTGGCCGGCCTGCCCACGACGGCGGGCAGCGCCCTGATGGCCGGACACGTTCCTGACCGTGACGCACCGCTGGTTGCCCGGCTGCGGGCCGCGGGCGCGGTGATCCTGGGCAAGGCCAACATGACCGAGTGGGCCAACTTCATGACGCTGGGCATGCCCAACGGGTACTCCTCCCAGGGGGGCCAGACGGTCAACCCCTGGGGCGAGGGTCTGGACACCGGGGGCAGCTCATCGGGCAGCGGGGTGGCCGTGGCGGCGCGGCTCGCGGTGGCGGCCGTGGGAACCGAGACGAGCGGCAGTGTGGTGAGCCCCGCGCATCAGAACGGCTTGGTGGGCCTCAAACCCACCCTGGGCCTGGTACCGCGCACCGGCATCATTCCAATCAGCCACAGCCAGGACACGGCGGGACCGATTGCCCGCAGCGCCCGCGACGCGGCCCTGCTGCTGAGCGTGATGGCCGGACCCGACGAGCACGATGCCGCCAGTCGCCTGCGCCCCGTGCCGGACCTGACCCTGGCTCCAGTGGCCCTGGAGGGCGCGCAGATCGGGGTGATCGTGGACGAGGAAGGGCTCAGCGAGCAACATCAGGTGGCCCTGGGGCTGGCCCGCGCCGCGCTGGAACGGGCCGGGGCGACCGTCCACGACGTGACCTTTCCCAGCCGCGCCGAACTCAAGCAACTGGGCTGGATGCTGGAGGTGCTGGAATACGAGTTCCGGGACGACCTGAATGCCTATCTTTCCGGGGTGACGGTGGGACCGCGCGACCTGCAGGCGGTCATTGCCGGAAATGACGCTCAGGCCGAGCGCTGCCTGAAGTACGGTCAGACCTTCCTGCACGCTGCTCAGGGCACGCGGACAGACACGACGGCAGACGGCTACCGGCGGGCCCGGGAACGGGACCTGCGGCTGACCCGCGCCGAGGGATTTGACCTGCTGTTTGCGCGGGGTCTGGACGCCGTCATGTTTCCCAGCATCCGGGGCTGTGATCTGGCCGCCAAGGCGGGTTATCCCAGCCTGACCCTGCCGGTTCACGTGCCGGACGCATCACCGGCGCAGCGTCCTGGGGGCGTGCTGCTGGTCTCTCCAGCGGGCACAGACGCCTCGCTGCTGTCCCTGGCATCCCACCTGGGAGCTGAGCTGGGGGGCGTGCGCTTTCCGGAACTGGACGTGGCCGCAGCACTCACCCCTTGA
- a CDS encoding tyrosine-type recombinase/integrase, with protein MTTSGRSKVRGNGEGTVWKEGDVYRWQITLGYKTDGKRITQSGRAASKKAAHNAMHKVQADYSRGLIGEPAKVTVAEYAGRWQRRQLQVTPRTARQYGGELAYALEHIGDMRLQDVRPHHMKDLMVTLSKRQMYGGAVMSPRTQARVLTRLRSVFREAITDQIIYVNPMGGVKQVRAARAVSAGEALDFDQVARLHTIGTALYAAGMCRLWPAVFTAVSIGLRRGEVMGLTWPDVDLERSVLHVRQTRVMGLEEIETGDPKTTNSRRDIHLPPSLVAVLQDHRAAQEKERQTAGSAWEGAGVVFATTLGSWTHPDNLVRAVRLIVAWSDPALPERRDGKRTIWQGVAREKRAALMAAVRGGEKLPDISPHDLRHTYATLALRRGVPVEVVSKVLGHARVSITLDVYRHVLDNERRALVVDLFDAVPSAPPVTLPALN; from the coding sequence ATGACGACTTCCGGACGGAGCAAGGTTCGCGGCAACGGTGAGGGGACGGTCTGGAAGGAGGGGGACGTGTACCGCTGGCAGATCACGCTCGGCTACAAGACCGATGGAAAACGCATCACCCAGTCGGGCCGTGCAGCCAGCAAGAAGGCGGCCCACAACGCCATGCACAAGGTTCAGGCCGATTATTCGCGCGGACTGATCGGGGAGCCGGCGAAAGTCACGGTCGCCGAGTATGCCGGGCGCTGGCAGCGTCGGCAGCTGCAGGTCACGCCCCGAACGGCGCGCCAGTACGGCGGTGAACTGGCCTATGCCCTGGAGCACATCGGGGACATGCGCCTGCAGGACGTGCGCCCGCACCACATGAAAGACCTGATGGTCACGCTGTCCAAACGCCAGATGTACGGGGGCGCGGTCATGTCGCCCCGCACCCAGGCGCGCGTGCTGACCCGGCTGCGCTCTGTCTTCCGGGAAGCGATCACGGATCAGATTATTTACGTCAACCCGATGGGCGGCGTGAAGCAGGTCAGGGCAGCGCGGGCCGTATCGGCGGGAGAGGCGCTGGACTTCGATCAGGTGGCCCGCTTGCACACCATCGGGACAGCGCTGTACGCAGCGGGGATGTGTCGCCTCTGGCCCGCTGTATTCACGGCGGTCAGCATCGGCTTGCGGCGCGGCGAAGTGATGGGCCTGACCTGGCCGGACGTGGACCTGGAACGGAGCGTGCTGCACGTCCGGCAGACCCGCGTGATGGGTCTGGAAGAAATTGAGACAGGGGATCCCAAAACCACCAACTCACGGCGGGATATACACCTGCCCCCCTCATTGGTGGCCGTTCTGCAGGATCACCGGGCTGCCCAGGAGAAGGAACGTCAGACGGCGGGCAGCGCATGGGAAGGAGCAGGAGTGGTCTTCGCAACCACGCTGGGCAGCTGGACCCATCCCGACAATCTGGTGAGAGCGGTGCGGTTGATCGTGGCGTGGTCTGACCCAGCGCTCCCGGAACGGCGAGATGGCAAGCGGACCATCTGGCAAGGCGTGGCCCGTGAAAAGCGCGCTGCACTTATGGCAGCAGTGCGGGGGGGTGAGAAGCTGCCAGACATCTCTCCCCATGACTTGCGCCACACCTATGCCACGCTTGCCCTGCGCCGGGGGGTGCCGGTGGAAGTGGTGTCCAAGGTTCTGGGACACGCGCGGGTGTCCATCACGCTCGACGTGTACCGGCATGTCCTGGACAACGAACGGCGGGCGCTGGTGGTGGACCTTTTCGATGCCGTGCCGAGCGCCCCGCCTGTTACCCTTCCAGCTCTGAATTGA